A part of Gemmatimonas groenlandica genomic DNA contains:
- a CDS encoding mannose-1-phosphate guanylyltransferase, with amino-acid sequence MIVESSPIADTMEEFELEPLLETQTALWAVVFAGGIGTRFWPLSTPKRPKQLLALVNERPLIVDTIERLSPLVPAERVLVVTSADIADALHEAIPEVPRANMLIEPRPLGTAAALAWGAHEVAKRAGPDTVFCALHADLSVGFPGVFRDALRRAATIASSEPVLVALGATPTRCETGFGYLQPSTPFDPFISRAEGGACHVEHFVEKPTAALADTLIDKGALWNTGIFVWRARVVLDELEANTGELQHGLPKLATGDMTSFAELVTSVSIDRGLLERSRHLVVLPTECAWDDVGTWASLRRVRDLDDTGNGVMGHVHCVDASGNVIHADGCCVVAYGISGLLVVSLDGLTFVTTLERATELGPLLNSLPGSLRYNPGRNTTS; translated from the coding sequence GTGATCGTCGAATCATCGCCGATCGCGGATACCATGGAGGAGTTCGAACTCGAGCCCCTGCTCGAGACGCAGACCGCGCTCTGGGCCGTGGTCTTTGCCGGTGGCATCGGCACCCGCTTCTGGCCGCTGAGTACGCCCAAGCGCCCCAAGCAGCTGCTGGCCCTCGTCAACGAGCGCCCGCTCATTGTCGACACCATCGAGCGCCTCTCGCCGCTGGTGCCCGCCGAACGCGTGCTCGTCGTCACCAGCGCGGATATCGCGGACGCGCTCCACGAAGCCATTCCGGAAGTCCCGCGCGCGAATATGCTCATTGAGCCGCGGCCGCTCGGCACTGCGGCCGCGCTGGCCTGGGGCGCCCATGAAGTCGCCAAACGCGCCGGACCCGACACCGTGTTCTGCGCCCTGCACGCCGATCTGTCGGTCGGGTTTCCCGGGGTTTTCCGCGACGCGCTGCGACGAGCCGCCACGATTGCGTCATCGGAGCCGGTGCTGGTGGCGCTCGGTGCCACCCCGACGCGCTGTGAAACCGGCTTCGGGTATCTGCAGCCCAGTACCCCGTTCGATCCGTTCATCTCACGGGCCGAGGGTGGCGCGTGCCACGTGGAGCACTTCGTCGAGAAGCCCACGGCCGCGCTGGCCGACACGCTCATCGACAAGGGCGCGCTCTGGAACACCGGCATTTTCGTGTGGCGCGCGCGGGTCGTGCTCGACGAGCTCGAAGCCAATACCGGTGAGCTGCAGCATGGATTGCCCAAACTGGCCACCGGCGACATGACCAGCTTCGCCGAGCTGGTCACGTCAGTCTCGATCGACCGCGGGTTGCTCGAGCGCAGCCGCCATCTGGTGGTGCTCCCCACCGAGTGTGCGTGGGATGACGTCGGCACCTGGGCCTCGCTGCGCCGCGTACGGGATCTCGACGACACCGGCAATGGCGTGATGGGCCACGTGCACTGCGTCGACGCGTCCGGCAACGTGATTCACGCCGACGGCTGCTGCGTCGTGGCCTACGGCATTTCCGGACTGTTGGTCGTGTCACTCGACGGACTCACCTTCGTGACCACCCTCGAGCGCGCCACCGAACTCGGACCGCTGCTCAATTCCCTGCCCGGCAGTCTGCGCTACAACCCCGGCCGCAACACCACGAGCTGA
- a CDS encoding RidA family protein, with protein MRNTLLTRGGAAAFGLLLISGCSPTTLARRTINPPGISPLVPAYSVAIRSGSQVFVSGMTGIKPGTQDIIEGGVEIQTRQTLENIRTALQSAGASMADVGECTVFLTDMRDYAAMNGVYTEYFRVDPPARATVAVTALPRPAARVEIKCSAQIRSPETP; from the coding sequence ATGCGCAACACCCTGCTGACGCGCGGTGGCGCCGCGGCGTTCGGACTGCTGCTGATCAGCGGCTGCTCGCCGACCACGCTCGCCCGGCGCACGATCAATCCACCGGGCATCTCGCCGCTGGTGCCGGCGTACTCGGTGGCGATTCGATCCGGCTCTCAGGTGTTTGTGTCGGGCATGACCGGCATCAAACCGGGCACGCAGGATATCATCGAGGGGGGCGTCGAGATTCAGACGCGTCAGACACTCGAGAACATCCGCACCGCCCTGCAGTCGGCTGGTGCGAGCATGGCCGATGTCGGCGAGTGCACGGTATTCCTGACCGACATGCGCGACTACGCCGCGATGAATGGTGTATATACCGAGTACTTCCGCGTCGATCCCCCGGCGCGCGCGACGGTCGCCGTGACCGCCCTCCCGCGTCCCGCCGCGCGCGTGGAAATCAAGTGCAGCGCACAGATCCGTTCTCCGGAGACGCCGTGA
- a CDS encoding NAD-dependent malic enzyme — protein sequence MTTPLHSKRGADLLHDPFLNKGTAFTDAERDAFGLRGLLPPRVMSQDEQMERILPGVRSKPSPLEQYVYLVALHDRNVTLFYRLVMDHLEELMPILYTPTVGQACQEFGRIFRRSRGMYITAADKGHVAEVLANWPQDDIRMIVVTDGERILGLGDLGANGMGIPIGKLTLYTACAGVAPNQCLPITIDVGTNNTTLRESHSYVGLRQPRLRGAEYDELLDEFVEAVQARFPMACLQFEDFGNHNAFSLLERWRDRICTFNDDIQGTASVALAGLYSAARISGTPLRDMRLLFLGAGEAGIGIGDLVVEALCSEGLSLAEARRHCWFVDSKGLVEHSRTDLAEHKKPFAHDHAPVKTLLEAVESLKPHAIIGVSGTPNTFTKDVLEAMARERARPIVLALSNPTSKAECTALQAYSATDGRAIFASGSPFAPVTYKGKTHVPGQGNNAYIFPGVGLGVTVSASSRVTEAMFASAARTLASMVTDDDLAIGRIYPSLSRIREVSRAIAIEVATLAFDRGLARVERPADIAAAVTDAMFEPHYVSLI from the coding sequence GTGACGACCCCGCTCCACTCCAAGCGTGGTGCAGACCTTCTGCACGACCCCTTCCTGAACAAGGGCACCGCCTTCACCGACGCCGAGCGCGATGCGTTTGGATTGCGCGGGCTGTTGCCGCCGCGGGTGATGTCGCAGGACGAGCAGATGGAGCGCATTCTGCCTGGCGTACGCTCCAAGCCGTCGCCGCTCGAGCAGTACGTGTACCTCGTTGCGCTGCACGATCGCAACGTCACGCTCTTCTATCGATTGGTGATGGATCACCTCGAAGAGCTGATGCCGATCCTGTACACGCCGACGGTCGGTCAGGCCTGCCAGGAGTTCGGCCGCATTTTCCGTCGCAGTCGCGGCATGTACATCACGGCCGCCGACAAGGGACACGTGGCGGAGGTCCTCGCCAACTGGCCGCAGGACGATATCCGCATGATCGTCGTGACCGACGGCGAACGCATTCTCGGTCTGGGTGATCTCGGCGCCAATGGCATGGGCATCCCGATCGGTAAACTCACGTTGTATACGGCGTGCGCGGGTGTGGCTCCGAATCAGTGTTTGCCAATCACGATCGATGTGGGCACGAACAACACCACGCTGCGGGAGAGTCATTCGTACGTGGGGCTGCGTCAGCCGCGGTTGCGCGGTGCCGAGTACGACGAGCTGCTGGATGAATTCGTCGAGGCGGTGCAGGCGCGCTTTCCGATGGCCTGTCTGCAGTTCGAGGACTTCGGCAACCACAATGCGTTCTCGCTGCTCGAACGATGGCGCGACCGAATCTGCACGTTCAACGACGACATTCAGGGCACCGCGTCGGTCGCCCTCGCCGGGTTGTATTCCGCGGCACGCATCAGTGGTACGCCGCTGCGTGATATGCGCCTCCTGTTTCTTGGCGCCGGCGAGGCCGGCATCGGCATCGGCGATCTCGTGGTCGAGGCGCTCTGCTCGGAGGGCCTGTCGCTCGCCGAGGCGCGGCGTCACTGCTGGTTCGTGGATTCGAAGGGACTCGTGGAGCACTCGCGCACCGACCTGGCGGAGCACAAGAAGCCCTTCGCGCACGATCATGCACCGGTGAAGACGCTACTGGAGGCGGTGGAATCGCTCAAGCCGCACGCCATCATCGGCGTCTCGGGCACGCCGAACACGTTCACTAAGGACGTGTTGGAGGCGATGGCGAGGGAGCGTGCGCGGCCGATCGTGCTCGCGCTGTCGAATCCCACGTCGAAGGCCGAGTGCACGGCGCTGCAGGCGTATTCGGCCACCGATGGTCGCGCCATTTTTGCCAGCGGCAGTCCGTTTGCGCCGGTCACGTACAAGGGCAAGACCCACGTGCCGGGACAGGGCAACAATGCGTACATCTTCCCCGGCGTCGGCCTTGGCGTCACCGTGAGTGCGTCGTCCCGCGTGACGGAAGCGATGTTCGCGTCGGCGGCGCGCACACTGGCGTCGATGGTGACCGACGATGACCTGGCGATAGGACGCATCTATCCAAGTTTGTCGCGCATTCGCGAAGTGTCACGCGCCATCGCGATCGAAGTGGCCACGTTGGCCTTCGACCGCGGGTTGGCGCGGGTGGAGCGGCCGGCTGACATCGCGGCCGCCGTGACGGACGCGATGTTCGAGCCGCACTACGTGTCGCTGATCTAG
- a CDS encoding helix-turn-helix transcriptional regulator has translation MKKTVLLYGLVGGVLIAGLRLVEYRFLVLEHSLEIYGGIVAALFAALGLWLGRKLTRPRETVVVREVPVEVPVEVRVEVPVEVPVGPFERNATRLASLGITPRELDILEAMAAGHSNREIAERLFVSENTVKTHAARLFDKLDAKRRTQAVQLAKEAGLIP, from the coding sequence GTGAAAAAGACCGTTCTCCTGTACGGCCTCGTGGGTGGCGTGCTGATCGCCGGCCTGCGCTTGGTCGAATACCGTTTTCTCGTGCTCGAGCACTCGCTCGAGATCTACGGCGGGATCGTCGCCGCCCTCTTCGCGGCGCTCGGCCTCTGGCTCGGCCGCAAGCTGACGCGCCCGCGCGAGACCGTGGTCGTGCGCGAGGTGCCGGTCGAGGTGCCGGTCGAAGTGCGCGTAGAGGTTCCCGTAGAAGTGCCGGTCGGACCGTTCGAGCGCAACGCGACGCGGCTGGCATCGCTCGGCATTACGCCGCGGGAACTCGACATCCTGGAGGCGATGGCCGCCGGCCACAGCAATCGAGAGATCGCCGAACGGCTGTTCGTCAGTGAAAACACCGTGAAAACTCACGCGGCCCGCCTGTTCGACAAACTCGATGCCAAGCGGCGCACACAGGCCGTCCAGCTGGCCAAAGAGGCCGGGCTCATCCCCTGA
- a CDS encoding DUF1835 domain-containing protein, with translation MLTLHLTNGDSAASALARSGLPGDIVSWRDLLHDGPVPPDDDLGAFHRVRAEFLASRGWSNIAAAVTDFEQRDARLEDVGAGDEVVLWFEPDLYDQLQLIQILARFERRAPSERPRLTIVPADCYLGPMLPEKFAPLYAARRAITSDDLVHGGVAWRAFTSTTPDDLLDVTNRLDREVTARTYTSDDRVRLPHLVAALRRQLEEYPDTDAGLSRSERQLCEALSPGTITLGKLFAAHQATESWVWLGDLSFAWYAERLSDCAHPIVVHTNGSRVIAPLRDTDGRAFWERAVQLTPFGQDVVRARADVVRANGIDRWIGGTHCTNAQYWRWDARTQRTELFPRP, from the coding sequence ATGCTCACCCTGCACCTCACCAACGGCGACTCGGCCGCGAGCGCGCTCGCGCGCTCCGGCCTTCCCGGGGACATTGTCTCCTGGCGCGACCTGTTGCACGACGGTCCCGTGCCACCTGATGACGACCTCGGCGCGTTTCACCGCGTCCGCGCCGAATTTCTGGCGAGCCGCGGGTGGTCGAACATCGCGGCGGCGGTCACCGACTTCGAGCAACGCGATGCTCGACTGGAAGATGTGGGGGCGGGCGACGAGGTGGTGTTGTGGTTCGAGCCCGACCTGTACGATCAACTGCAGCTGATCCAGATTCTCGCGCGATTCGAGCGTCGGGCACCGAGTGAGCGACCACGCCTCACGATCGTCCCTGCCGACTGCTACCTCGGACCGATGCTGCCGGAGAAGTTCGCGCCACTGTACGCGGCACGTCGCGCGATCACGTCGGACGACCTCGTGCACGGCGGCGTCGCGTGGCGCGCGTTTACGTCGACTACGCCCGACGACCTGCTCGACGTGACCAACCGGCTCGACCGCGAGGTGACCGCGCGCACCTACACCTCCGATGATCGTGTGCGGTTGCCGCATCTGGTGGCGGCGTTGCGTCGGCAGCTCGAGGAGTATCCGGATACCGACGCCGGATTGTCGCGCAGCGAACGACAGCTGTGTGAGGCACTGTCGCCGGGCACGATCACGCTGGGCAAGCTGTTCGCGGCACATCAGGCCACGGAGTCGTGGGTGTGGCTCGGTGATTTGAGCTTCGCGTGGTACGCCGAGCGTCTCAGTGATTGCGCGCATCCGATCGTAGTGCATACCAACGGCTCGCGCGTGATTGCGCCGCTGCGTGACACCGACGGCCGGGCATTCTGGGAGCGCGCCGTGCAGCTGACGCCGTTCGGACAGGATGTGGTTCGCGCCCGCGCTGATGTTGTTCGGGCCAACGGCATCGACCGCTGGATCGGCGGCACGCACTGCACGAATGCGCAGTACTGGCGTTGGGATGCGCGCACGCAACGAACCGAACTCTTTCCCCGCCCATGA
- a CDS encoding pyridoxal phosphate-dependent decarboxylase family protein, giving the protein MELIDLEFSAHEMRTMADQVVARCVEHITTLPRQPLYGVHDAEALCERMRESSPDSGTPLTALLDDLFTTYIPQSFNTPSPGYLAYIPGGGLFPAALADFIADTTNRYTGIWQAAPALVQLEANALEWLREWMGFPIGTRGVFTTGGSMATFNAVLCARERHLGVDIRRGVLYTSDQAHHCVIKSAKLAGIMPDRVRSIPCDAQFHVAVDALREAIAQDRRDGLLPFMVVSNAGTTNTGAVDPLDAVADLCVAEQLWHHVDGAYGAFFQLCDDTRAVLRGIERADSLTLDPHKGMFMPYGTGALLVRDGAALRAAHGATADYLPDMPSASEFYDPSQHGPDLSRGFPGLRMWLTIKLYGADAFRAAINEKRALALDAAARVAQLPHVVLDAPPELSLFPFHLTWPNATLAQEDAATRELMAAVSQRGRVMISGAVAGGRYVGRVCVLSFRTHAAQIDHLVEDMDAAISEVVAKHRTLSQ; this is encoded by the coding sequence GTGGAACTCATCGATCTCGAATTCAGCGCGCACGAGATGCGCACAATGGCCGACCAGGTGGTGGCGCGGTGTGTGGAGCACATCACCACGCTGCCGCGCCAACCGCTGTACGGGGTGCACGACGCGGAGGCGCTCTGCGAGCGCATGCGCGAGTCGTCGCCAGACTCCGGCACGCCGTTGACCGCGCTGCTCGACGACTTGTTCACGACGTACATCCCGCAGTCGTTCAATACGCCATCGCCTGGGTATCTCGCGTACATCCCGGGCGGCGGCCTGTTTCCGGCGGCGTTAGCTGATTTCATCGCGGATACGACCAATCGCTACACGGGCATCTGGCAAGCGGCTCCGGCGCTGGTGCAGCTGGAGGCCAATGCGCTGGAGTGGCTGCGCGAATGGATGGGATTTCCCATCGGCACGCGCGGCGTGTTCACCACCGGTGGATCGATGGCCACGTTCAACGCCGTACTCTGCGCGCGTGAACGGCACCTGGGCGTCGATATTCGTCGCGGCGTACTGTACACGTCGGATCAGGCGCACCATTGCGTGATCAAGTCGGCGAAGCTGGCCGGCATCATGCCCGATCGCGTGCGCTCCATTCCCTGCGACGCGCAGTTCCACGTGGCCGTCGACGCGTTGCGCGAGGCGATCGCGCAGGACCGCCGTGACGGGCTGCTGCCATTCATGGTGGTATCGAACGCCGGCACCACCAACACGGGTGCCGTGGATCCGCTCGATGCCGTCGCCGACCTCTGCGTCGCTGAACAGCTCTGGCATCATGTGGACGGGGCTTACGGCGCGTTCTTCCAGCTGTGCGACGACACGCGCGCGGTGCTTCGTGGTATCGAGCGCGCAGATTCGCTCACGCTCGATCCGCACAAGGGCATGTTCATGCCGTATGGCACGGGTGCGCTACTGGTGCGCGATGGCGCGGCGCTGCGGGCGGCGCATGGAGCCACGGCCGACTATCTGCCCGATATGCCCAGTGCATCGGAGTTCTATGACCCGAGTCAGCATGGGCCGGACCTGTCACGCGGATTTCCCGGGCTACGCATGTGGCTCACGATCAAGCTGTATGGCGCCGATGCCTTCCGGGCGGCGATCAACGAGAAGCGTGCGCTGGCGCTCGACGCGGCGGCTCGCGTCGCGCAGTTGCCGCATGTGGTGCTCGACGCGCCGCCGGAGCTTTCGCTGTTTCCGTTTCATCTCACGTGGCCCAATGCTACGTTGGCGCAGGAGGACGCGGCCACTCGCGAGCTGATGGCGGCTGTGTCGCAGCGGGGACGCGTGATGATCAGCGGCGCGGTGGCCGGTGGTCGTTACGTGGGCCGGGTCTGTGTGCTGAGCTTCCGGACGCATGCGGCGCAGATCGATCATCTCGTCGAGGACATGGACGCCGCGATCTCGGAGGTCGTGGCGAAGCACCGGACCCTATCGCAGTAG
- a CDS encoding dimethylarginine dimethylaminohydrolase family protein, with protein MFSRFTQAIVRPPARNFADGLTTVDLGLPDVELALAQHAAYCAALERHGCDVIALPTDDAHPDSTFVEDTALILPGQGAIITRPGAESRAGEVHAIRDALAGFFAELPEITSPGTLDAGDVCEAGDTAFIGISLRTNHEGARQLAEWLSKHGVASRLVDIRQTPGILHLKSGVVALDADRLLCIESLAAHEAFADRTVLRVPAGEEYAANCVRVNDAIFVADDFPGTHAMLRAAGYTLEPLAMSEFAKMDGGLSCLSLRF; from the coding sequence ATGTTCTCACGCTTCACACAGGCGATTGTCCGCCCACCCGCGCGCAACTTCGCCGACGGACTCACCACCGTCGATCTCGGCCTTCCCGACGTCGAGCTGGCCCTCGCGCAGCACGCCGCGTATTGCGCGGCGCTCGAGCGGCACGGTTGCGACGTCATCGCCCTTCCCACTGACGACGCGCATCCCGACTCCACGTTCGTCGAGGACACCGCACTCATTCTCCCCGGCCAGGGCGCCATTATCACCCGTCCAGGCGCGGAAAGTCGCGCCGGTGAGGTCCACGCCATCCGCGACGCCCTCGCTGGGTTCTTTGCGGAGCTACCGGAGATCACGAGTCCCGGGACGCTCGATGCGGGCGACGTCTGCGAGGCTGGCGACACGGCGTTCATCGGCATTTCGCTGCGCACCAATCACGAGGGCGCCCGACAGTTGGCCGAGTGGTTGTCGAAGCACGGTGTCGCATCGCGGCTCGTCGATATCCGCCAGACGCCTGGCATCCTGCATCTCAAGAGCGGTGTCGTGGCCCTCGACGCCGATCGCCTGCTCTGTATCGAGTCGCTCGCGGCGCACGAGGCATTTGCCGACCGGACAGTGCTGCGAGTGCCGGCCGGCGAGGAGTACGCCGCGAATTGTGTGCGGGTGAATGATGCGATCTTCGTGGCCGACGACTTCCCCGGCACGCACGCGATGCTGCGTGCGGCCGGTTACACGCTGGAACCGTTGGCGATGAGCGAGTTTGCCAAGATGGACGGGGGACTGAGCTGCCTCTCGTTGCGATTCTGA
- a CDS encoding M23 family metallopeptidase has translation MSHPRTALAFTLFAAVALGCGDGGATGNDSTQAPAAVRDVPWVDGAYTQPVPSWGSPVRLALPVALADIRFGPGAGLGAFGAHQGGHVEGLNHVWIPTRLGIPVRSWAAGTVSKIEDMGLRGTADGRHEYFITIDYGQGLVGKHLDADLPLVSLGAKVREGDPVGNMSGSAEFMLIDNRRTDGERTGGTTGSPVSPFDYLRDDLKAALVARHVAEVVQPYFRTGAESGNSRPWEPLLTNRMLYHAQHRGTFVGEWILRNRSWSAPDPLYFDVMALFDETNSYGHFQRVELMDHDWAAPGNKQHITGTWTANDGPGKAIFTPERGVPWYALYAVSESGGRATLTMEWRLAGYPASISSNAAVYTERAPIYLRGDAEALGLLR, from the coding sequence ATGTCCCACCCTCGCACCGCCCTCGCGTTCACCCTCTTCGCCGCCGTAGCTCTCGGATGCGGCGACGGTGGCGCGACGGGCAATGACAGCACGCAGGCGCCGGCGGCCGTGCGCGACGTGCCCTGGGTCGACGGCGCGTACACCCAGCCCGTGCCAAGCTGGGGCTCCCCGGTTCGTCTCGCACTGCCAGTTGCGCTGGCCGACATCCGCTTCGGCCCTGGCGCGGGCCTCGGTGCCTTCGGCGCCCACCAGGGCGGCCACGTGGAGGGGCTCAATCACGTCTGGATTCCGACACGGCTCGGCATACCCGTGCGCAGTTGGGCCGCCGGCACCGTGTCCAAGATCGAAGACATGGGCTTGCGCGGTACCGCCGACGGGCGCCACGAGTACTTCATCACGATCGACTATGGTCAGGGGCTCGTCGGTAAGCACCTCGATGCGGACCTGCCGTTGGTGTCGCTTGGCGCCAAGGTGCGCGAGGGCGACCCGGTGGGCAACATGAGCGGCAGCGCCGAGTTCATGCTCATCGACAATCGCCGCACCGACGGCGAACGCACTGGGGGCACGACCGGCTCGCCCGTGTCGCCATTCGACTATCTGCGCGACGACCTCAAGGCGGCGCTCGTGGCACGACACGTCGCCGAAGTCGTTCAACCGTACTTTCGCACCGGTGCTGAAAGCGGAAACAGTCGTCCGTGGGAGCCGCTGCTCACGAACCGTATGCTCTACCACGCCCAGCACCGGGGCACGTTCGTTGGCGAGTGGATCCTGCGAAACCGCAGTTGGAGTGCGCCCGACCCGTTGTACTTCGACGTCATGGCGCTCTTCGATGAAACGAACAGCTACGGCCATTTCCAGCGCGTCGAACTCATGGACCACGACTGGGCGGCGCCCGGCAACAAGCAGCATATCACCGGGACGTGGACGGCGAACGATGGTCCGGGCAAGGCGATCTTCACCCCGGAGCGCGGCGTTCCGTGGTATGCACTTTACGCAGTGAGCGAATCGGGCGGGCGCGCCACACTCACGATGGAGTGGAGGCTCGCTGGATATCCCGCCTCCATCTCGTCGAATGCGGCGGTCTACACCGAGCGCGCGCCGATTTACCTGCGCGGCGACGCCGAGGCGTTGGGGCTACTGCGATAG
- a CDS encoding DUF4199 domain-containing protein, translated as MRNIVLKFGLISGALLSVMMAITIPFQDEIGFDYGMIVGYTTMVLSFLFVYFGIRSYRDTVAGGSLTFGRAFKVGALIALIASCCYVATWEVMYFKFMPDFTAKMTAHTVAKARAAGESPEAIAKKQQEMAEFAVMYRNPAINAAMTFLEPLPVALIMTLVSAGLLSRRSIPPRQT; from the coding sequence ATGCGCAACATCGTTCTGAAGTTCGGCCTGATCTCCGGCGCGCTCCTGTCGGTCATGATGGCCATCACGATCCCATTCCAGGACGAGATCGGCTTCGACTACGGCATGATCGTCGGCTACACGACGATGGTGCTCTCCTTTCTCTTCGTCTACTTCGGCATCCGTAGCTATCGCGATACCGTGGCTGGTGGCTCGTTGACCTTTGGACGGGCGTTCAAAGTCGGCGCGTTGATCGCGCTGATCGCGTCGTGCTGCTACGTGGCCACGTGGGAAGTCATGTACTTCAAGTTCATGCCCGACTTCACCGCGAAGATGACGGCGCACACGGTTGCCAAGGCGCGGGCCGCCGGCGAGAGCCCGGAAGCGATTGCGAAGAAGCAGCAGGAGATGGCGGAGTTCGCGGTGATGTACCGGAATCCGGCGATCAATGCGGCCATGACCTTCCTCGAACCGCTGCCGGTGGCGTTGATTATGACGTTGGTGTCCGCTGGGTTGCTCAGCCGCCGCTCGATCCCTCCACGACAAACCTGA
- a CDS encoding pyridoxal phosphate-dependent decarboxylase family protein yields MMDPSADVDAELLAMLEADMTLEAARPILELAAGYFADTRRGEGPVSTWHSAQVIADRIAGPMPRGARALPDVARRLSSLLLEDVNRLAHPMYIGHQVSAPLPAAVWTDALISALNQSQAVREMSPSFTPLEHQVIAWMTDLVGWDEQAGGTMTSGGTEATFTALLAARSRAVPDVWTNGLGANPPVVVCGEHAHYAVSRAAGEMGIGLARVIVIPSRALRMDTDALRARLAALRATGTRVMAVVATAGCTATGSFDDLDAVADLCDEFADDHGPLWLHVDAAHGGAAILSAQHRHRVKGIVRARSFAWDPHKTLLLPLSAGMVLVRDQDDLTRAFTQEAPYLFSSGSDAQIWDMGPRSFQCSRRADVLKLWVAIERYGSDNLARLYDRLCRMAQTLHGLLSARSDFTPLHEPMSNILCFAWTPSGVAAADLDMLTDALRERYNRSGRGWITATTLDGRRVLRITVMNARTNETHLATLVDGLSAEAALLLHKR; encoded by the coding sequence ATGATGGACCCCAGCGCCGACGTTGACGCCGAACTGCTGGCGATGCTCGAAGCAGACATGACACTCGAGGCGGCGCGTCCGATTCTCGAGCTGGCGGCCGGCTACTTCGCCGACACGCGACGGGGCGAGGGCCCGGTGTCCACGTGGCACAGTGCGCAGGTGATCGCCGACCGCATCGCCGGGCCGATGCCGCGCGGTGCGCGGGCGCTGCCGGATGTGGCGCGCCGCTTGTCGTCGCTGCTGTTGGAGGACGTGAACCGACTGGCGCACCCGATGTACATCGGGCATCAGGTGTCGGCCCCGCTGCCGGCGGCCGTGTGGACCGATGCGCTGATCAGCGCGCTCAATCAGTCGCAGGCCGTGCGCGAGATGTCGCCGTCGTTCACGCCGCTGGAGCATCAGGTGATCGCGTGGATGACCGATCTCGTGGGGTGGGATGAGCAGGCGGGTGGCACGATGACGTCAGGTGGTACCGAAGCGACGTTCACCGCGCTGTTGGCGGCGCGCAGTCGCGCGGTGCCCGACGTCTGGACGAACGGGCTCGGAGCGAACCCGCCGGTGGTGGTGTGCGGCGAGCATGCGCATTACGCCGTGTCGCGGGCGGCGGGTGAGATGGGAATTGGCCTCGCTCGGGTCATCGTGATTCCGTCGCGCGCGTTGCGCATGGATACCGACGCCCTGCGCGCGCGTTTGGCGGCGTTGCGGGCCACCGGCACGCGGGTGATGGCCGTGGTGGCTACGGCAGGGTGTACCGCGACGGGCAGCTTCGATGATCTCGACGCAGTGGCCGACCTCTGCGACGAGTTCGCGGACGATCATGGTCCGTTGTGGCTACATGTCGACGCGGCGCATGGCGGTGCCGCGATCCTGTCAGCGCAGCATCGCCATCGGGTGAAGGGGATCGTGCGGGCGCGGTCGTTCGCGTGGGACCCGCACAAGACGCTGTTGCTGCCGCTGTCGGCCGGCATGGTGCTGGTGCGCGATCAGGACGATCTCACGCGCGCCTTCACGCAGGAGGCACCGTATCTCTTCAGCTCCGGATCCGACGCGCAGATCTGGGATATGGGTCCGCGCTCCTTCCAGTGTTCGCGTCGCGCCGATGTGCTGAAGCTCTGGGTGGCGATCGAGCGCTATGGATCCGACAATCTGGCGCGGTTGTACGATCGGCTCTGCCGGATGGCGCAGACACTGCATGGCCTGCTCAGCGCCCGCAGCGACTTCACACCGCTGCACGAGCCGATGTCGAACATTCTGTGCTTCGCCTGGACGCCGTCGGGAGTGGCCGCGGCCGATCTCGATATGTTGACCGATGCGCTGCGCGAGCGCTACAACCGCTCGGGTCGTGGTTGGATCACCGCGACCACGCTGGACGGTCGTCGCGTGCTCCGCATTACCGTGATGAACGCGCGCACCAACGAAACGCACCTCGCCACACTGGTGGACGGACTGTCGGCGGAGGCCGCGCTGCTGCTGCATAAGCGTTAG